In Arachis stenosperma cultivar V10309 chromosome 1, arast.V10309.gnm1.PFL2, whole genome shotgun sequence, one DNA window encodes the following:
- the LOC130962020 gene encoding uncharacterized protein LOC130962020 isoform X1, producing MFPPVDINDIREKLSYQFRPLQRSFQFWVRAIDIYTGYKVFQVRVNFERDVQKREALWERQHELAADKVYAMCADLGGFFLKIAQILGKPDLAPAAWVRRLVTLCDQAPATPFQTVKLILENELGQGIDDVFDRFDMEPLGSASIAQVHKARLRGDKSDVVVKVQHPGVQDLMMTDLRNLQAFALYMQKTDIKFDLYSVTKEMEKQIGYEFDFKREAAAMECIRKFLYQNNRRAPVLVPRVIRDMVTRRVLVMEFIDGIPIMNLGDEIAKRGINPRGRAAAAAKQKILQSLTLAYGQMILKSGFFHADPHPGNILICKGSEVGLLDYGQVKDLPEPLRLGYANLVLAIADGDQLRAAESYRELGIETISNCENEQQELFRLATTMFDTKLPPGVTMLQPFSEESSIKKIGVQSFPEELFSVLRTVHLLRGLSVGLGINYSCAEQWRPIAEEALFQAGRLQGKDVKPRPKKRRSWRRLFSRG from the exons ATGTTTCCCCCTGTCGATATCAACGACATAAGAGAGAAGCTCTCCTACCAGTTTCGCCCTTTGCAACGGTCCTTCCAATTCTGGGTTCGAGCCATTGATATCTACACTGGTTACAag GTGTTTCAAGTGAGAGTGAATTTCGAGAGGGATGTGCAGAAGCGAGAAGCATTGTGGGAAAGGCAGCACGAGCTCGCTGCTGACAAGGTTTACGCCATGTGTGCCGACCTCGGTGGTTTCTTCCTCAAG ATCGCACAAATTTTAGGGAAGCCTGACCTAGCCCCGGCTGCGTGGGTGAGAAGGCTTGTCACGCTGTGTGATCAGGCTCCTGCGACCCCATTTCAAACTGTAAAGTTGATACTGGAGAATGAGCTAGGACAGGGTATTGACGATGTGTTTGATAGATTTGATATGGAACCCCTTGGTTCTGCTTCGATTGCTCAG GTTCATAAAGCAAGACTGAGAGGGGATAAAAGTGATGTTGTTGTCAAG GTtcaacatcctggcgttcaggATCTGATGATGACAGATCTCCGTAACTTGCAAGCTTTCGCTCTGTACATGCAAAAGACAGATATCAAATTTGATCTATATTCGGTGACAAAGGAAATGGAAAAACAG ATTGGCTATGAATTTGATTTCAAGAGGGAAGCTGCTGCGATGGAATGTATTAGAAAGTTCTTGTATCAAAATAACAGAAGGGCTCCTGTTTTGGTTCCACGGGTAATACGAGATATGGTTACTAG GAGGGTACTGGTGATGGAGTTTATTGATGGGATTCCAATAATGAACCTTGGTGATGAAATAGCAAAGAGAGGCATAAACCCTCGTGGTAGGGCGGCAGCAGCAGCAAAGCA GAAGATTCTTCAAAGCTTGACTCTAGCTTATGGTCAAATGATATTGAAAAGTGGATTCTTCCATGCAGATCCTCACCCAGGAAATATCCTGATTTGTAAAGGATCAGAG GTTGGCTTGCTGGACTATGGGCAGGTGAAGGATCTCCCAGAACCATTGAGGCTTGGTTATGCTAATCTAGTTCTTGCAATTGCTGACGGTGACCAATTAAGAGCTGCAGAAAGCTATAG GGAGCTTGGTATAGAAACCATTAGCAATTGTGAAAATGAGCAACAAGAATTGTTTAGACTAGCAACGACGATGTTTGATACAAAATTGCCTCCAGGGGTCACAATGCTGCAACCTTTCTCAGAGGAGTCTTCAATAAAGAAAATCGGGGTTCAA TCTTTCCCAGAAGAACTGTTTTCGGTACTTCGGACAGTGCATCTATTGAGGGGACTTAGTGTTGGACTGGGAATCAATTATTCTTGTGCAGAACAGTGGCGACCCATTGCAGAAGAAGCTTTATTTCAGGCGGGAAGACTTCAAG GCAAGGATGTTAAGCCCAGGCCTAAAAAGCGCCGTTCGTGGAGAAGATTATTTTCGAGAGGCTAA
- the LOC130962020 gene encoding uncharacterized protein LOC130962020 isoform X2: MFPPVDINDIREKLSYQFRPLQRSFQFWVRAIDIYTGYKVFQVRVNFERDVQKREALWERQHELAADKVYAMCADLGGFFLKIAQILGKPDLAPAAWVRRLVTLCDQAPATPFQTVKLILENELGQGIDDVFDRFDMEPLGSASIAQVHKARLRGDKSDVVVKVQHPGVQDLMMTDLRNLQAFALYMQKTDIKFDLYSVTKEMEKQIGYEFDFKREAAAMECIRKFLYQNNRRAPVLVPRVIRDMVTRRVLVMEFIDGIPIMNLGDEIAKRGINPRGRAAAAAKQKILQSLTLAYGQMILKSGFFHADPHPGNILICKGSEVGLLDYGQVKDLPEPLRLGYANLVLAIADGDQLRAAESYRELGIETISNCENEQQELFRLATTMFDTKLPPGVTMLQPFSEESSIKKIGVQSFPEELFSVLRTVHLLRGLSVGLGINYSCAEQWRPIAEEALFQAGRLQDVPTSR; this comes from the exons ATGTTTCCCCCTGTCGATATCAACGACATAAGAGAGAAGCTCTCCTACCAGTTTCGCCCTTTGCAACGGTCCTTCCAATTCTGGGTTCGAGCCATTGATATCTACACTGGTTACAag GTGTTTCAAGTGAGAGTGAATTTCGAGAGGGATGTGCAGAAGCGAGAAGCATTGTGGGAAAGGCAGCACGAGCTCGCTGCTGACAAGGTTTACGCCATGTGTGCCGACCTCGGTGGTTTCTTCCTCAAG ATCGCACAAATTTTAGGGAAGCCTGACCTAGCCCCGGCTGCGTGGGTGAGAAGGCTTGTCACGCTGTGTGATCAGGCTCCTGCGACCCCATTTCAAACTGTAAAGTTGATACTGGAGAATGAGCTAGGACAGGGTATTGACGATGTGTTTGATAGATTTGATATGGAACCCCTTGGTTCTGCTTCGATTGCTCAG GTTCATAAAGCAAGACTGAGAGGGGATAAAAGTGATGTTGTTGTCAAG GTtcaacatcctggcgttcaggATCTGATGATGACAGATCTCCGTAACTTGCAAGCTTTCGCTCTGTACATGCAAAAGACAGATATCAAATTTGATCTATATTCGGTGACAAAGGAAATGGAAAAACAG ATTGGCTATGAATTTGATTTCAAGAGGGAAGCTGCTGCGATGGAATGTATTAGAAAGTTCTTGTATCAAAATAACAGAAGGGCTCCTGTTTTGGTTCCACGGGTAATACGAGATATGGTTACTAG GAGGGTACTGGTGATGGAGTTTATTGATGGGATTCCAATAATGAACCTTGGTGATGAAATAGCAAAGAGAGGCATAAACCCTCGTGGTAGGGCGGCAGCAGCAGCAAAGCA GAAGATTCTTCAAAGCTTGACTCTAGCTTATGGTCAAATGATATTGAAAAGTGGATTCTTCCATGCAGATCCTCACCCAGGAAATATCCTGATTTGTAAAGGATCAGAG GTTGGCTTGCTGGACTATGGGCAGGTGAAGGATCTCCCAGAACCATTGAGGCTTGGTTATGCTAATCTAGTTCTTGCAATTGCTGACGGTGACCAATTAAGAGCTGCAGAAAGCTATAG GGAGCTTGGTATAGAAACCATTAGCAATTGTGAAAATGAGCAACAAGAATTGTTTAGACTAGCAACGACGATGTTTGATACAAAATTGCCTCCAGGGGTCACAATGCTGCAACCTTTCTCAGAGGAGTCTTCAATAAAGAAAATCGGGGTTCAA TCTTTCCCAGAAGAACTGTTTTCGGTACTTCGGACAGTGCATCTATTGAGGGGACTTAGTGTTGGACTGGGAATCAATTATTCTTGTGCAGAACAGTGGCGACCCATTGCAGAAGAAGCTTTATTTCAGGCGGGAAGACTTCAAG ATGTCCCAACATCCCGCTAA
- the LOC130962020 gene encoding protein ACTIVITY OF BC1 COMPLEX KINASE 8, chloroplastic isoform X3, whose amino-acid sequence MFPPVDINDIREKLSYQFRPLQRSFQFWVRAIDIYTGYKVFQVRVNFERDVQKREALWERQHELAADKVYAMCADLGGFFLKIAQILGKPDLAPAAWVRRLVTLCDQAPATPFQTVKLILENELGQGIDDVFDRFDMEPLGSASIAQVHKARLRGDKSDVVVKVQHPGVQDLMMTDLRNLQAFALYMQKTDIKFDLYSVTKEMEKQIGYEFDFKREAAAMECIRKFLYQNNRRAPVLVPRVIRDMVTRRVLVMEFIDGIPIMNLGDEIAKRGINPRGRAAAAAKQKILQSLTLAYGQMILKSGFFHADPHPGNILICKGSEVGLLDYGQVKDLPEPLRLGYANLVLAIADGDQLRAAESYRGHNAATFLRGVFNKENRGSIFPRRTVFGTSDSASIEGT is encoded by the exons ATGTTTCCCCCTGTCGATATCAACGACATAAGAGAGAAGCTCTCCTACCAGTTTCGCCCTTTGCAACGGTCCTTCCAATTCTGGGTTCGAGCCATTGATATCTACACTGGTTACAag GTGTTTCAAGTGAGAGTGAATTTCGAGAGGGATGTGCAGAAGCGAGAAGCATTGTGGGAAAGGCAGCACGAGCTCGCTGCTGACAAGGTTTACGCCATGTGTGCCGACCTCGGTGGTTTCTTCCTCAAG ATCGCACAAATTTTAGGGAAGCCTGACCTAGCCCCGGCTGCGTGGGTGAGAAGGCTTGTCACGCTGTGTGATCAGGCTCCTGCGACCCCATTTCAAACTGTAAAGTTGATACTGGAGAATGAGCTAGGACAGGGTATTGACGATGTGTTTGATAGATTTGATATGGAACCCCTTGGTTCTGCTTCGATTGCTCAG GTTCATAAAGCAAGACTGAGAGGGGATAAAAGTGATGTTGTTGTCAAG GTtcaacatcctggcgttcaggATCTGATGATGACAGATCTCCGTAACTTGCAAGCTTTCGCTCTGTACATGCAAAAGACAGATATCAAATTTGATCTATATTCGGTGACAAAGGAAATGGAAAAACAG ATTGGCTATGAATTTGATTTCAAGAGGGAAGCTGCTGCGATGGAATGTATTAGAAAGTTCTTGTATCAAAATAACAGAAGGGCTCCTGTTTTGGTTCCACGGGTAATACGAGATATGGTTACTAG GAGGGTACTGGTGATGGAGTTTATTGATGGGATTCCAATAATGAACCTTGGTGATGAAATAGCAAAGAGAGGCATAAACCCTCGTGGTAGGGCGGCAGCAGCAGCAAAGCA GAAGATTCTTCAAAGCTTGACTCTAGCTTATGGTCAAATGATATTGAAAAGTGGATTCTTCCATGCAGATCCTCACCCAGGAAATATCCTGATTTGTAAAGGATCAGAG GTTGGCTTGCTGGACTATGGGCAGGTGAAGGATCTCCCAGAACCATTGAGGCTTGGTTATGCTAATCTAGTTCTTGCAATTGCTGACGGTGACCAATTAAGAGCTGCAGAAAGCTATAG GGGTCACAATGCTGCAACCTTTCTCAGAGGAGTCTTCAATAAAGAAAATCGGGGTTCAA TCTTTCCCAGAAGAACTGTTTTCGGTACTTCGGACAGTGCATCTATTGAGGGGACTTAG